From one Brachypodium distachyon strain Bd21 chromosome 4, Brachypodium_distachyon_v3.0, whole genome shotgun sequence genomic stretch:
- the LOC100825129 gene encoding putative disease resistance protein RGA4 — MATILDSLVGSCAKKLQDIITEEAVLILGVEEDLRELQRTMTQIQCFLNDAQQRRTAESAVYNWLGELRDAMYYADDIIDLARSEGGKLLAEHPSSRKSTSCTGISLFTCIPNVQKRHKIAVQIRDFNAELERISKVGERFLKLQNMQPKAEVQVAKQSMQRSSLEEPNLLGKEAWRNMVDLVLAHKENKTYKLAIVGTGGVGKITLAQKIYNDQKIQGNFNKQAWICVSKDYSEVAILKEVLRKIGVPYDQDENAGELSRKLQVAIDKKSFFLVLDDVWQAESWIDVLRTPLHAATTVVVLVTTRHDTVALAIGAEHMHRVDLMSIDVGWELLWKSMNINEVKEVQSLRDIGMEIVRKCGGLPLAIKVIAPILATKEKTEKGWRTVINKSSWSMRKLPPELSGALYLSYDELPRHLKQCLLYCSLYPEDSEMWRGDLTRLWVAEGFIEEQILEDTAEEYYYELLHRNLL, encoded by the coding sequence ATGGCAACCATACTGGATTCTCTTGTTGGGTCATGTGCCAAAAAATTGCAAGATATCATTACAGAAGAGGCAGTTCTGATTCTAGGGGTAGAAGAAGACCTCAGAGAGCTGCAGCGAACAATGACCCAAATACAATGCTTCCTTAATGACGCCCAGCAAAGGAGGACTGCAGAATCCGCGGTTTACAATTGGCTTGGTGAGCTGAGAGATGCTATGTATTATGCTGATGATATTATTGACCTGGCAAGATCTGAAGGAGGCAAGCTACTTGCTGAACATCCTTCATCAAGAAAGTCAACTTCATGTACTGGCATTTCATTGTTCACTTGCATTCCTAATGTTCAGAAGCGTCACAAGATTGCTGTTCAAATCAGAGACTTCAATGCTGAACTTGAGAGGATTTCAAAGGTGGGTGAAAGATTTTTAAAGCTTCAGAATATGCAGCCTAAAGCGGAAGTTCAGGTAGCAAAGCAGAGTATGCAGCGAAGTAGCCTTGAGGAGCCCAATCTTCTGGGGAAGGAAGCTTGGAGAAACATGGTGGATTTGGTCCTTGCTCATAAGGAGAACAAGACTTACAAGCTCGCAATTGTTGGAACAGGAGGAGTTGGAAAGATAACCCTCGCTCAGAAAATATATAATGATCAGAAAATACAAGGGAACTTCAACAAACAAGCATGGATTTGTGTTTCTAAGGATTACTCTGAAGTTGCTATATTGAAAGAAGTTCTCCGCAAAATTGGGGTACCTTATGACCAAGATGAAAATGCTGGAGAGCTCAGCCGCAAGCTTCAAGTGGCAATTGATAAGAAGAGTTTTTTCCTTGTGTTGGATGATGTCTGGCAGGCTGAGTCATGGATCGATGTACTGAGAACTCCATTACACGCTGCCACTACAGTAGTTGTTCTAGTGACAACTCGACATGATACAGTTGCACTGGCAATTGGGGCTGAACATATGCATCGTGTTGATCTGATGTCAATCGATGTTGGATGGGAGCTTCTTTGGAAGAGTATGAACATCAATGAAGTCAAAGAAGTGCAAAGCCTGCGGGATATAGGGATGGAGATTGTTCGTAAATGTGGTGGCCTCCCTCTTGCCATCAAAGTTATTGCTCCTATTCTAGCAACTaaggagaaaactgagaaggGATGGAGAACGGTTATAAACAAAAGTTCTTGGTCTATGAGAAAGCTTCCCCCTGAGCTTTCAGGTGCTTTGTATTTGAGTTATGATGAGCTACCACGGCATTTAAAGCAATGTTTGCTCTATTGCAGCTTATATCCAGAAGATAGTGAGATGTGGCGTGGAGATCTTACCAGGCTTTGGGTTGCTGAAGGTTTTATAGAAGAGCAAATATTAGAAGATACTGCTGAAGAATATTACTATGAGTTGTTACATAGAAATCTCCTTTAA
- the LOC112268543 gene encoding putative disease resistance protein RGA4, which produces MASVLDPLVGSCITKLQKIIAEKAVLILGVKEELKKLQGTMKQIRCFLDDAEQRRIKESAVNNWLSELRDAMYDADDIVDSARFEGSKLLKDRKSSSSKNSTAGCGISLLSCFPVIQRRHEIAVKIRDLNDRVEQLSKHGNSFLHLGAGPTGQGSTSKVRESSKLVQPNLVGKEIMHSSKKLVDMVLAGKERKDYKIAIVGTGGVGKTTLAQKIYNDQKVKAEFKKQAWVCVSQECNEVNLLKEILRNIGVYQDQGETIAELQNKIAETIEGKSFFLVLDDVWKSSVIDLLEAPIDFAASSIILVTTRDDRIAMDIHAAHTHRVNLMSEEVGWELLWKSMSIIEEKEVQNLRNTGIEIIKKCGYLPLAIKVIARVLTSKDQTENEWKKILSKISAWSESKLHDDIGGALYLSYNELPHHLKQCFLYCALYPEDSTIKRDDLVRLWVAEGFIEEQEGQLLEETGEEYYYELIHRNLLQPDGSTFDHTSCKMHDLLRQLACYLSRDECFSGDPESLEAQSMTKLRRISAVTKKDMLVFPTMDKEHLKVRTLLGMFYGVSQGVDHSLFKKLLLLRVLDLTGSSIQTIPDCIANLIHLRLLDLNGTEISCLPEVMGSLINLQILNLQRCDALHNLPSSITQLCNLRRLGLEDTPINQVPEGIGRLTFLNDLEGFPIGGGSDIGKTQDGWKLEELGHLLQLRRLHMIKLERASPPTTDSLLVDKKYLKLLSLNCTKHPVESYSEGDVGNIEKIFEQLIPPHNLEDLIIADFFGRRFPTWLGTTHLVSVKHLILIDCNSCVHLPPLWQLPNLKYLRIDGAAAVTKIGPEFVGCRGDNPRSTVAAAFPKLETLVIEDMPNWEEWSFVEEGDAAAASMEGEEDGSAEIRKGEAPSPRVQVLPRLKRLRLDGCPKLRALPRQLGQEATCLEELGLRGASSLKVVEDLPFLSEALICGCDGLERVSNLPVLRELYAQDCPHLRCVDGLGNLQQLWLDDDMQEVSKLWVPGLQQIRGEDLDVYTW; this is translated from the coding sequence ATGGCATCTGTATTAGATCCTTTGGTTGGATCATGCATCACAAAGTTGCAAAAAATCATTGCAGAGAAGGCAGTGCTAATTCTTGGTGTAAAAGAAGAACTAAAGAAACTGCAAGGAACAATGAAACAAATACGATGCTTTCTTGATGATGCTGAGCAAAGGAGGATAAAGGAGTCAGCAGTTAACAATTGGCTTAGTGAGCTAAGAGATGCTATGTACGATGCTGATGACATTGTTGACTCAGCTAGATTCGAAGGAAGCAAGTTACTGAAAGATCgcaaatcatcatcatcaaaaaACTCAACTGCAGGTTGTGGCATTTCGTTGTTATCTTGCTTTCCTGTTATTCAGAGGCGTCATGAAATTGCTGTTAAGATCAGAGACCTGAACGACAGAGTAGAGCAGCTCTCAAAGCATGGAAATAGCTTTCTACATCTTGGTGCCGGACCTACTGGCCAAGGTTCAACATCAAAAGTGAGAGAAAGTTCCAAGCTTGTACAACCCAACCTTGTGGGAAAGGAGATTATGCATTCCAGCAAGAAATTGGTGGATATGGTACTTGCAGGCAAGGAACGTAAGGATTATAAGATCGCTATTGTTGGAACTGGAGGAGTTGGTAAGACAACATTAGCTCAGAAAATATACAATGATCAAAAAGTAAAAGCAGAATTTAAGAAACAAGCATGGGTTTGTGTTTCTCAAGAGTGTAATGAAGTTAATCTTTTAAAGGAGATTCTCCGCAATATTGGAGTGTATCAAGATCAAGGTGAAACCATAGCTGAACTCCAGAACAAGATTGCAGAAACAATTGAGGGCAAGAGTTTCTTTCTTGTCCTAGATGATGTGTGGAAGTCTAGTGTGATTGATCTATTAGAGGCCCCAATTGATTTTGCAGCTTCATCAATAATTTTGGTAACCACACGAGATGATAGAATCGCAATGGATATCCATGCAGCGCATACCCATCGAGTTAACCTTATGTCAGAAGAGGTGGGGTGGGAGCTACTttggaagagcatgagcataATTGAAGAGAAAGAAGTGCAGAATCTGAGAAACACGGGCATTGAGATTATTAAAAAATGTGGTTACCTCCCCCTAGCAATCAAGGTCATAGCTCGTGTTTTGACAAGCAAAGATCAAACAGAGAACGAGTGGAAAAAGATTTTGAGCAAAATCAGTGCTTGGTCTGAGAGCAAACTTCACGATGATATAGGAGGAGCTTTATATCTGAGCTATAATGAGTTACCACATCATCTGAAGCAATGTTTCCTTTATTGTGCATTGTATCCTGAAGATTCTACCATCAAACGTGATGATCTTGTCAGGTTATGGGTTGCTGAAGGCTTCATAGAGGAGCAAGAAGGGCAACTACTAGAAGAAACAGGAGAGGAGTACTACTATGAGCTAATCCATAGGAATCTCCTCCAACCAGATGGTTCAACTTTTGACCATACTAGCTGCAAAATGCATGACCTCTTAAGGCAGCTTGCTTGCTACTTATCAAGAGATGAATGTTTTAGTGGAGATCCTGAATCATTAGAGGCTCAAAGCATGACCAAACTACGGCGCATTTCAGCTGTCACCAAGAAGGATATGTTAGTGTTTCCTACCATGGACAAGGAACATCTTAAAGTGAGGACTTTACTTGGAATGTTCTATGGGGTCTCTCAAGGAGTTGATCATTCACTTTTCAAgaagcttttgcttcttcGTGTTTTGGATCTGACTGGTTCGTCCATTCAAACAATTCCAGATTGCATTGCAAATTTAATCCATCTACGGTTGCTTGACCTCAATGGTACAGAAATATCCTGTCTTCCAGAGGTCATGGGCTCTCTCATAAACCTTCAGATATTGAACTTGCAAAGGTGTGATGCTCTACACAATCTTCCTTCGTCAATCACTCAGTTGTGCAACTTAAGGCGGCTTGGTCTGGAAGATACACCGATAAATCAGGTTCCAGAAGGGATAGGTAGATTGACATTCCTCAATGATTTGGAAGGATTTCCAATTGGTGGTGGAAGTGATATTGGTAAAACACAAGATGGATGGAAGTTGGAAGAGTTGGGGCATCTGTTGCAACTAAGGAGGCTTCATATGATCAAATTGGAAAGAGCATCACCACCTACTACAGATTCATTGTTAGTAGACAAAAAATATCTGAAACTTTTGAGTCTAAACTGCACAAAACATCCGGTTGAATCTTATTCAGAAGGAGATGTTGGCAATATTGAGAAGATCTTTGAGCAGCTTATCCCTCCACACAACCTGGAAGATCTTATTATTGCTGATTTCTTTGGTCGAAGGTTCCCCACCTGGCTTGGTACCACCCATTTAGTCTCAGTAAAACACTTGATCCTCATAGACTGCAATTCCTGTGTGCATCTTCCCCCACTCTGGCAACTACCAAACCTAAAATACCTAAGAATTGACGGAGCAGCAGCGGTTACCAAGATTGGGCCTGAATTCGTGGGCTGCAGGGGGGATAATCCCAGATCCACGGTGGCAGCTGCTTTCCCCAAACTTGAAACGTTGGTCATCGAGGATATGCCCAACTGGGAGGAGTGGTCCTTTGTTGAAGAAGGAGATGCAGCGGCAGCATCTATGGAAGGGGAAGAGGACGGATCTGCTGAGATTCGAAAAGGGGAAGCCCCGTCTCCAAGGGTGCAGGTGCTGCCACGCTTGAAGAGGTTGCGACTTGATGGCTGCCCCAAGCTGAGAGCTCTCCCACGACAGCTTGGACAGGAGGCCACCTGCTTGGAAGAGCTCGGATTGAGAGGAGCAAGCAGCTTGAAGGTGGTGGAGGACCTGCCTTTCCTCTCTGAGGCGCTTATTTGTGGATGTGATGGCCTGGAGAGAGTCTCGAACCTTCCAGTATTAAGGGAACTGTATGCGCAGGACTGCCCACACTTAAGGTGTGTCGACGGATTGGGTAATTTGCAGCAGCTGTGGTTGGATGATGATATGCAGGAGGTGTCTAAACTCTGGGTGCCGGGGCTTCAGCAAATTCGTGGTGAAGACCTAGATGTCTACACATGGTAG